Below is a genomic region from Hippea sp. KM1.
AACCCATAGAGGTTGTAAAGGGCGTGTGGACAAGCGGTTTTGTAAATATGGTGAATGATTTTGAAAGTGTGGATAAGAACTTTGTCTATGAAAGGGATGGAGAGCTTGTCAAGGATAATGTTGATGATGACTTAAGCGTGTTTATTGAGCTTAACAGCGGGTTGTTTGTGCTGTTTGGGTGTGCCCATAGGGGCATAATAAACATCATGAGGCAGGCTGAAGATACCTTTGATAGATGTGTTTCTGGTTTTTTGGGCGGCACACATTTGGGCCCTGCCGATGAACTTCAAAGAAAAAAAACCATAGAAGCCTTAAGAGAGATGGATTTGAGGATTATGGGGCCTTCCCACTGCACCGGCCTTTTGATGACATCGAGGATGTACTGTGAGTTTGGCGATAGGGTGGTGTTTAACAATGTGGGTGTTATAACGGTTGTGGAGGATTGATATGAGGGGTGTGTTGTTTGAGGGCAATTTTATCTGTCCGAGTAAGGTTGTGTGTATAGCAAGGAACTATGTTGAACACATAAAGGAGTTAAACAACGAGCAGCCGGGTAATATAACGCTGTTTATAAAGCCCAATAGCTCTGTATCGACCGAGCTGTTTTTGCCTAAGTTTGGAAGGTGCCATTATGAGGGTGAGATAAGCCTGCTTGTTAAGGATGGTGATTTTGTTGGTGTGGGTTTTGGTATAGATCTGACGATAAGGGATATGCAGAGTGTTTTAAAGGAGAAGGAGCTGCCGTGGGAGAAGGCCAAGGCATTCGATAATGCGGCTGTTTTTAGCGATTTTGTGGCTATAGATAGGGCCGATATAGATGGGCTGGGTATAGAGTTGTACATAAATGGAGACCTAAAGCAGAAGGGCGATGTCTCTTTGATGATAAACAAGCCGTATGAGATACTAAATGAGGCAAAAAAATACTTTAGCTTCTGTGATTACGATATATTGATGACAGGCACACCCAAGGGTGTTGGCGAATTTAAAGAAGGTGATAGGTTTTTAGGCAGAATACTTCTAAATGGTAAGGTGGTAATTGAAAAAGAGTGGGTCGTAAAATGAA
It encodes:
- a CDS encoding MBL fold metallo-hydrolase; this encodes MLKITTLVENTAIKARFRAEHGLSMLIEKDGELVLFDTGQTDALIHNAKLLGVDLSRIDKVILSHGHYDHGGGLKYLLDYAKPVVYAHPEIFRKRYSKLSDDGNLRYIGIEDREFFESRGARFVLSEEPIEVVKGVWTSGFVNMVNDFESVDKNFVYERDGELVKDNVDDDLSVFIELNSGLFVLFGCAHRGIINIMRQAEDTFDRCVSGFLGGTHLGPADELQRKKTIEALREMDLRIMGPSHCTGLLMTSRMYCEFGDRVVFNNVGVITVVED
- a CDS encoding fumarylacetoacetate hydrolase family protein, with the protein product MRGVLFEGNFICPSKVVCIARNYVEHIKELNNEQPGNITLFIKPNSSVSTELFLPKFGRCHYEGEISLLVKDGDFVGVGFGIDLTIRDMQSVLKEKELPWEKAKAFDNAAVFSDFVAIDRADIDGLGIELYINGDLKQKGDVSLMINKPYEILNEAKKYFSFCDYDILMTGTPKGVGEFKEGDRFLGRILLNGKVVIEKEWVVK